In Labrus bergylta chromosome 5, fLabBer1.1, whole genome shotgun sequence, the genomic window TAACTCACAATATGcaatacagtgtttcccctaggtttagagatctggggggggggctgggAGGGGTCCTGCAACTCCCGTTTCTGagcgcacctgaatgcatctctcaaTGTCTGAGCACTCCCAAGTCAACTAAGCCGACTACTACCATCAAGCAACTGCTGTTGGGGGGTAAATGGTAGTGGAAACACTGCAATATGTGACCCGAGAAAACAATCACAATACAACGATTCGGAAATTATTGATATCATTTCAGAAATGAATGATTCATTAAAATATCTTATAAAATGCTTCTTTAAAAAGTGAAGGGCAGGATATTTGAGTACTGCAACTTGTTGTCAGCTTCAGTTTCTTGTCATCACGCTTCATCCTTAAGTTTCTTTTCAGTGTTGTCCGACATTATCCCATGCATGTTACCTTCATTCATACCATAAGCAACGCagtgaggagtcatgaagtgtTGACGTAGTGAAATTAATTGGCAGAGAAATCCGTTTAGTGTGCTTTAttattgttaattttttttaatatcaataTTTGGCATCAGCAATTCAACAATAGCATCACATATGTCAGGATGATGATATATTGACATATCAATATTTTGTCCACATCCCCTACAGCTcagtaagagaaaaaaaaaatctgtggtgtgtgtaaacatgttcagtattgcaataatagaataatatcTAGTCTGAATTAGGACAGGTCAGTAGCTATCAGTTATCAAGAGGGGGTTTAGGTGCATATGATCCATTTTATATCTATAACAACAAAGACAGCTTCCCTTGATGTGTAATGTGTAAAGCTAAAAcatgatttgtttaaaaaaataaaaaataatttggacAATTTAAAATGAACCAACAGGGTCTGGACAATTAACATTCACATATTGGTCAGGCCAGTTTGCACCAACCCATGGATGTCATCAGTTGTGTTCAAATCTTTAATAATACGGTACGGCGTGAAAATGATCGGACCCAACAAAGACATGGGTTCATTTACTGGCTTGATGGTCTAAATATAAGATATAAGCCCAATAAAGCTCTGTTACATCTATAAAGGTAACaagatcacatttaaagacaaaatggACTATACAATGACGTGTTTTAATATGTTGTCTTCTTAGTTTTACATCAATAAGCTTCAGTATCGTCTTTTTAAATCGTCATTAGAGCACAAATCAGAGGGCTTTCTTGTAATAGAGTCTTTTTGTCCCGTGTAttgttttttcctccctttATTCCTTAGGTCTGTTTGTATTTATACATGACTGTGCAAATtctaatggttttttttaaacaacatcgAAACGCTGGTTTGATAAGTGCCATCCGACTATATTATAATAGTCTCTTATTTGCAAAGCGGAACGATAACTACAGAAAAAAGGAAGTGACAACGACGAAAAGAGTCTGAAGTGAAGTCTCACTGAATCTTTGTGTTAAAAACAGGGACTGAGTCTAGTTAATGACTCGTAACCTAGGTTGCTGGGTTGACTAAGATAGTTCACACACATATTAACACTAAATCAATGAATACAGCGTTTACAAAGCTACTGTCACTGTCATCGCCCTGAATGTGGTTACTTTGAGCCCGTTAACTGGACACTATCCCTAAAACACGATGTCACGTGAACGTTACATTTAACAACAAGAACAAttgaagacacaaagaaaaggcTGTATGGATTCTATAACCAAACTCACCAGATACACCAGGGGTTAGGAAAACACATACGGCCAGCACAACAACACTGGTCAGGCCTGACGCCATGGCTGCCTTCACTTCTTCGAGGCAGGAAACTGGTAATTCCTCTCCTCGTGCTGGAAAGAGGAGGGGCGACCTGAGACCAGGAGACAAGGGTCTGCTGCAAAGATCGTCTATTCACACAGAGGCTCACTCTGCTGAAGTTACGCCACTACTTGTATTTCACATCTCTGACTGTTTTTGAAGTAGCCTATCACAAAGGATCCATACTAGAAGTTACGAGTTCGGATCATAGTTGTAGCACGGGTCGTAGTCAATGTTCTGTAGGCCTATGTTACGGGGTGCCGATTGTAAAAAcgttgttatatatatattttagatatattttcaatatttagttaATATCCTTCACATTTAGCTcgttttacacataaataattgCAAAGTTTAAGTGTTGAAGAAATATGTAATAataaatctaaatgtaaaatctaaatgtaaatattatatctaaatgttatatctaaatgtaaatattatatctaaatgttatatctatggatatagatttaacatttagatttaacatttatatttatatttaacatttagatttaacatttagatatagatataaaatttagatatagatataacatttagatttagatataacatttagattttacatttagattcattattaaatattttttcaacaCTTAGGTCTTCAGCCAATTTATACCTGCAGGGTGGGGGGAGGGTCTCCTTTAGTAAGTGATGAACTGCAGGCCTGTCCAAACTGATATAGAGTAGCTGAGAAGCTGTGTTTTAGCGTCTCACTGTAGGTCCTCTTTACCCTGATCTCCTTCATTAACTTGTTTCTGGCCTGCTTGTAGAGACGGCCCCCACCCCTGGGCCTCCTATTTTGCCTGATGCAGCTTCTAAGATGTGGTGTAAACCGGGGTTTAGTTGTTGTATGTTTTAAGTCCTAGTCCACCATTCTATGGAGCAAACAGTGCATAAACCAGACAAGATCAGTAGAGGGCAGCATAAGACTTGTAATACCGTGACGAGCACATTCGGGCAGTGTCTGACCGTTTCAGATATAGATGTATTTTGTTGATGAAACATGCTGCCAGATTGATTTGCTTTCTTATTTACAAAGAGGAATTGGATACACACCTTTGAAGTTTAGAAATCCTCCTTTCTGTTTAGCAGGGGGGAAATGCAATTAAACTAGTTTTTTAAGAAAGTCAGATAGTGAGCTAAGATAATGCTACTTAATTACTTCAGTCACCGGGCTTGAAGGCTTTGCAGGTTACATATTTgaaatttaaatacatttatttttgttagttAAGCATACCCTTACAAGGACCATTGGTTAAGCGATCTGGTTTACACTGTTACTAAAAGGAATGTCAATTTTGACATAATGACATTTgggattattatttatttgctgtaattttctgtcttttccccCACCATTTACATTACAGAGCGTCGACAACATAGTAttaatatcaaatatttacaaaaatctTAACAAAAACTCGGGTTTATCCGTGAAGAAAGGATGACCTTCTTGTATATTTCTGGGCTGTAGGCTGATTGATTTCCCTATAACCTGCATCTGAGGTTACAccatttgtttatattttacaacattCAAGACAGACTGTGGGTGGAAAAAAATCCCTTTATTTCTCCACTGCCACTTCTTCAAAATGCACGGATTAAATTATCTCATCAGTTTTAAACCAATAGATATAATTTATGGCCAAGAACCGGTTTAGGTataatgacacattttcaaCACCAGGGGTCACATTTAACACATGAAACGTATCTACCCCACCCAAAGATCCTCCACCACATCAACAAGTCTCAGATACCTCGTGCTAACATTGATAACTAATATCAGCTATGTTATGAACGGAATCCAATACACTAGTGTGTGTAAAGCTTCGGCATATTAAGGAGCGTTTCAGGTGACAGCTTTGACATAAAGTTGTCAGACATGGAAAAGTGTCCTTGTGTCCTCCTCAGTTCCTAGAAATCTTCACTGTTGGCGAcagtaaaacaataaaaacatatcagGTTTTGTACAAAGAAATGACCCTATATGATAAAAATGCGTGACTCATTcaaggaaatgttttattttacttgaAACGACCCTCTGACGTCAGTGACTGAGATATCGCGAGACTTCCTTCCGCTGTGGCTCTTATAAGCACTGGCACGTCCTCGTCCTTTTCGTTCGTCCTCAGTGCAGGATAACGAAGCAGTCGACTTCCTCCTTATTCGAAAAAGGGTGATTTCAGTCAGAGTTTTATAGCTGAAAAGCCAAGCAGCATTTATCCTGGTCACAGCGAGACAGTTAAAGAAGATCCTGTATTCatttgtgcagttttttttaaaggtgagtTTCTTATTTCGTGACCATCTtccacactctttttttttagctagtGTTAGCAGATTAGCTAATGTTAAGGTCGGTCCTCCGGATCACTATCCCAAAGGGCTTTGGTCAAGTCTTAGCTTTTCTTTCTATAACAGGGTGCTCCATAGCGCAGCTACCGGCTATTTTAGTGTCATTACAAATCAGTTCATGTGAGAAATGGACATGTCGTGACTTTTGCTTGTGTTATAACCCTGAGATGATGAGGGAGCCCCCAGGTGAGACCAGGTGAGACCAGCCAGGGGGCGTATACATGCTTAACAACGGGGTCTGTGTTTACACCTGTAATTATTGCAATAAAAGCAGGTTGAGGCTTACCACAGCATTATTTTGTCCTTCTGGTAAAACTATATCAAGACCAAATCTCATGCTATAATTGCTCACATTGATATACAGAGAGAATACAGAATATACAACTTTATCATTGTAACAAACTGTGTATGTAGCTTATTGATTTGCTTTTGTAgatataaaggtttttttttccaagagcTCATTTTCCTGGAAAACTGAGTGGAGGCGGGGTTTCTAAGTGATTACTCTGTCTAGGAATGTGTAAACTTGGCTTCAGCATGAGGAAGAGTATATTACACAAAAAGGGACTTGTGTTAAGTAACGTTGAGCTGTGTAATTTTATCTTCTCTACAGCTTTTGAATCAATCTTAAAcatgcttatttgaatgtcgtCATTAGAAACCTGTTGCATTGTTCTGAGCAGTTCACCAAGTCCAAGAAGTGTGATTAAGTTTCCTTTAAAGGCccaatgacacaaaaataaagaaaaaaaacaaatgttttattttttttggtagaTTCTTATTCATACTGTTTTACAAGCAAGTTTTGGGCAGAAGTTTAATATTTTGACCTTGAAAATAGCAGTTTCTCACAAAAGTCAACATAAAGTCTGCCAAGTGGAAATGTCTTGGAGTACCTGGATAATGTTCCTCAGACAGAAACTCTTTTGTACTTTTCCATAAGAAAACGTTTCCCTTTCTCAATTCATGAGCACAATTACATTTTCCTTGTATGTCAAAAGTTCAAAACCCAATAATTACCAGTTTTCTACCAAAGTACTTCTCCTGACCAgagatggtgttttttttttttttatactacaAATGGCTTTTCATGGAGGAGTTGTGGTTTGCTGGATTGATTTGCATTTCATGTGAAAGTAGAGAAAACAAAACTATCATGTGATTAGAGATGCCTTGCCAAACAGGTTTTTATGACGCAAGGAAGAAAGAGTCTGAAATCTCCTAGGCATAcgtgttaatgtttttttcttcctcagctCTTTGGACAATCATCACCACCACTGCTGACTATGGATGTGATCGTGCGCCGCTGTCCGTTCCTGGCTCGTGTGCCACAGGCGTTCTTACAGCAGACAAGAAAGACGCTGTCGGTGTACGCGCAGAGATGCCCCATCATGATGGAACTGGCCTCTAAACCTATGGCTCCATCAATGGCACGGGCCCTgtgctcctccacctcctcccaccAGAGGACTAAGGACACCACAGCTGCTAGTGAAGGTCAGTGTGACAAATACACAGCAGATATGTCTTTATAACCCAGTTAAACAGCAGTTGCAGATAATTTAGTAATGAAGTATCCATTATTATATAATAACACACCTATTAATGTTGTGCGTGTGAGAGGTATTTGTAATTGTAAATCTAAAATCTTACACTTATCTGTTTGCAGTTTCCAAACATGAAGGAGAGTCCAATCTGCCTGCTGGCCACCCCATGCCACCTTCAGGCCAGGCTGCGGCCTCTAAATGCCCTTTTCTGGCTGCTGAGATGGGCCAGAAGAACAGCAGTGTGGTCCGCCAGGTGGGCATGGAGTTCCAAGAGGATGTTCAGGAAATCCGCACTGTCAAGAAAGGTAAAAATTGTTGAGAAACCTATCAAACTAGACAGTTTTGTCCCTCATTTTGCAcataatttgaatattttcgtcctttttgacttttttcagaGGTGTCCTCTGCCCAGTTGAAGAAATCATCTTTCGCCAGCAACATTATGGGAATAGAAGGAGAGCAGACTAATCTAATGAAGACCCTCCTGAAACAGCAGCCTAAAAGGGTCTCTCACCTGCTGCAAGACAACTTGCCAGGAAGCAGTACGTTTTCATTCATGTTCTGAATAGTCTCAGATAAAATCACTGTAATATttcactgacacattttaaCAGTACTTTAAATCCCTTGAAAGTCAGTTAGTTTCAGTATGTTTGTGTAAGGAGAGACTTCCATAATGTTAACCATTGCTTCATCTACCACAATGCAACCGGCATTAAGCaaactctctcttcctcttttgcCACAGTGTCCCGCTTCCAATATGATGCCTTTTTTGACAAGAAGATCGTGGAAAAGAAGAGTGACCACACCTACCGTGTGTTTAAGACGGTGAATCGTCTGGCCAGCGAGTTCCCCATGGCCGACAACTTCACTGGCTCTTTGGAGGACAAGAGGGAGGTGTCTGTTTGGTGCAGCAACGACTACCTGGGCATGAGTCGACACCCACGGGTCGTGCAGTCTATAATGTGAGTACTGGAGTATTGGTTTTGTTTGCCTATTGTAGGTTGAGTCAGTCCCCTTTGGTTGAGAAGTGTTCACGTTTGATTATATAAATACTTGTCTTGGCTGTCCTCGTCTCCTTTTTACAACTCTAGTGAGTTtcggagaaagaaaaagaaagaaagaaaggaaaaaaaagttcaaacaatGCACATGATAATTGTATACAACATGACACACCTATAGGTGATCCTGTACATTGTTTGTGTGGGTATAGAGTGTTAGTTGGCCATAGGTAACACCTAAACCTCATGGGTCCCATACAGGAGGGttgtttttcaaacatgcatGAGCTTGCCCAGCTATCTTATTCCTTTGCTGCAGTAACACCTTTAAGTTTTCCTGTTTAATTATGAACATATTTCCATTTCCCCCCGTCTTACCATTCCCTAGGCTTAAATCTTACACAAAAtctaattgttttgtttgtccatCATTTCCCCCTTTTCCAGGGATACTTTACGAAAGCACGGTTCAGGGGCAGGAGGAACCAGGAACATTTCTGGGACCAGTAAGTTCCACGTTGAACTGGAACACGAGCTGGCTGACCTTCATAAGAAAGACGCTGCGCTGCTCTTCACTTCCTGCTTTGTGGCTAACGACTCCACCCTCTTCACTCTTGCCAAGATGCTACCTGGTATACAAAAAAATTACTGAATTTTTGCAATGATTACAAcctttatgtttgtttgaagtTGTTTGATAATACAATGTTGACTGCAAGTCATCACTTATTCTaacttcctctttttccttcGGACCAATTTAGGTTGTGAGATTTACTCTGACGCAGGCAACCACGCCTCAATGATTATGGGTATCAAGAACAGTGGTGCTAAGAAATTCATCTTCCGTCATAATGACGTGGCCCATCTCCGAGAGCTCTTGCAAAAGGGAGATCCGACGAAACCGAAGATTGTCGCCTTTGAGACTGTCCATTCCATGGATGGTCAGTTTGGGGTGCTCCCCAATATTATTGTCAAACCATATATCACATTTGCTTATTAGATGGTTGATTAGTTatctttataaaaatgtaaggAATCACCTACTGTATGCCTTTAACTTTGCGCAAGACAAAACTCTACTTTCTATGTCTCTTGAACACAGGTGCGGTGTGCCCGCTGGAGGAGATGTGTGACGTTTCTCATGAGTTTGGTGCCATCACCTTTGTAGACGAGGTCCATGCTGTGGGTCTGTACGGCGCCAGAGGAGGGGGCATCGGGGACAGAGATGGCGTCATGGACAAGATGGATATCATCTCAGGGACTTTAGGTCAGCATAAAATCTACACTTTAAATATTGTTTGGCACTGAGACTCTGAAGCCATGACAAATGTTAACCATTTAATATTCATATAAATATCTAGTTTTATTATTCTATTTATGTCAGTTGAGAGCAATTCATAGTTttatgattgaaaaaaaaacactgccagCTGGTGAAAATCTTGCGACCCTATGTTTTGTTGTCATGCTCAGGATCAGGTTTCATCTGGGTCACACATTATGCTGGAGGGTTTAAAGAAGCAGGAGCAGCTCTGCTGTTGCTAGGAGACAGTGGGCTCTTGTTGCACGCTTATTGAAttactctgtgtgtctgttggtCGCTTTCAAGCTGAAGGGACAATTATGTCTAACTGTGAGCATGACAGCCCCCTCTGATTTCAAGATGATTCAGTTTCTGAGATTTCAGTGGCAGTGATTATCAAAGTCCATGCTGTTaaagtttaaatacatttctcttGAGCTGAAACAAAGGCATTAAAGAATAACAATATCTTTATCATGTCGTCCTTCAGGCAAGGCGTTCGGCTGTGTGGGCGGCTACATTGCCAGTACCAGTGCACTGGTGGACACGGTGCGTTCCTACGCTGCCGGTTTCATCTTCACCACCTCTCTGCCGCCGATGCTGTTAGCTGGAGCCAGGCAGTCCATCCAGGTTCTTAAAGAGGAAGAGGGACGCGTATTGAGACGTAAACACCAGCGCAACGTCAAGCTGCTCAGACAAATGCTGATGGACTCTGGGCTGCCTGTGGTGCACTGCCCCAGCCACATCATCCCAGTCCGGGTAATTCAGGATTATTATTCCTTccattcaattaaaaaataagtatTTAGTCTGTCTCTTCAATGGCAACATGCTAATCATATTATGGttcttatttatatttctaGGTATCAGATgctgagaaaaacacagaggtgtgtgACCTCATGATGAGTCGCCACAACATCTATGTGCAGGCCATCAATTATCCCACCGTAGCAAGGGGGGAGGAGCTTCTGCGTATTGCCCCGACACCTCACCACACTCCTGAGATGATGAAATACTTTGTTGGTAAGAAGATTATATTAGATGCTATTGTTCATTCACTTGTGTGGGAGATGCTCTTACAAGATTTACATTCACTGAGacttcatcacagcagctgtggAATATCATAAAAACTGTAACCGATTTCTGTCGTGAATAAGAATGAACCtgacctcctctcctctgtttcccctCCTCAGAGAGGCTGGTGCACACATGGAAGGAGGCGGGTCTGACGCTGAAGCCCCACTCTTCAGCAGAGTGCACCTTCTGCCAGCAGCCGCTGCACTTTGATGTGATGAGCGAGCGAGAAAAATCTTACTTCAGTGGCCTCAGCCACCCGATCTCAGCCTGCGCATAACACTACTCACTACTGCGGGCTGTAGACGGCACATGCACACTCATTACCCATTCCTATGTCACTGTCATAGAATGTATTAATTATCTTTGATAAGTCCTCTTacacatattatttaaaatactcTATGTCCAGATGTTCTATA contains:
- the alas1 gene encoding 5-aminolevulinate synthase, nonspecific, mitochondrial, with amino-acid sequence MDVIVRRCPFLARVPQAFLQQTRKTLSVYAQRCPIMMELASKPMAPSMARALCSSTSSHQRTKDTTAASEVSKHEGESNLPAGHPMPPSGQAAASKCPFLAAEMGQKNSSVVRQVGMEFQEDVQEIRTVKKEVSSAQLKKSSFASNIMGIEGEQTNLMKTLLKQQPKRVSHLLQDNLPGSMSRFQYDAFFDKKIVEKKSDHTYRVFKTVNRLASEFPMADNFTGSLEDKREVSVWCSNDYLGMSRHPRVVQSIMDTLRKHGSGAGGTRNISGTSKFHVELEHELADLHKKDAALLFTSCFVANDSTLFTLAKMLPGCEIYSDAGNHASMIMGIKNSGAKKFIFRHNDVAHLRELLQKGDPTKPKIVAFETVHSMDGAVCPLEEMCDVSHEFGAITFVDEVHAVGLYGARGGGIGDRDGVMDKMDIISGTLGKAFGCVGGYIASTSALVDTVRSYAAGFIFTTSLPPMLLAGARQSIQVLKEEEGRVLRRKHQRNVKLLRQMLMDSGLPVVHCPSHIIPVRVSDAEKNTEVCDLMMSRHNIYVQAINYPTVARGEELLRIAPTPHHTPEMMKYFVERLVHTWKEAGLTLKPHSSAECTFCQQPLHFDVMSEREKSYFSGLSHPISACA